Sequence from the Metopolophium dirhodum isolate CAU chromosome 2, ASM1992520v1, whole genome shotgun sequence genome:
TGACGGTTTACTTATATACGTTCCGAATAGCCAGTATGGCGATAactatcttataaaaattacttgtgTCGACTTTGGACAAATCCTGACGGGCGCAATTCACGTTGGGCTGTGGATCATTGGGCTGTGGACCATTGGTCTTTCCCGGACCATTGGCGTAGCTGAGTGTAGTGTATGGCAATTCGTCAACCCCAAGAGACCCCGAAAGGCTCAAAATGTCGTTACCCCTAACCGGGTAACCTGCCATTGTCATGGTATGTGAGTGATCGGACGTGACGACGATCAGTGTGTCGTCTTCGCTGGTCATGTCAACAGCCTGTTGGACGGCTTTGGAGAACTCAACCGTCTCGTCCAGCGCTAACCTGGCAACGGTTTCGTGGTGGGCAGAGTCGATGAGACCACCCTCGACAAACAGGAAAAAACCATTTTCTTCTTTCTTTAAAACTTCTATGGCTTTTCTAGTCATTTCCGCCAAAGTGGGTTGTATACTAGCGTTCGCTTTTAAATGATATTTCATATGCTTGCTCTCAAAAAGGCCTGAAACGTAAAAAGtgcgtattattaaaatatgatagtaAATACTAACATAAATCATATCTCTGCGGTTATTTAtgtggaatttaaaaatgtatgattggTTTTTATGATGTCTTACTAAACTGTTCGAAAAGCCCTAACctgaataaagaaatattaatacttttaagacttaaaaactttaaaaggccgagtaaaaatatatttttttacgaaattgattttttttatttgatgaacTTAAATTGAAGAAAAATTGTTCACCTTTCCCCCacatctaaaaaacaaaatagaaagaCATCAAAAGATGAAAAAAGAAGGATtgaaatggtttaaaataattacttgacaaaatattatacaatactttTTTCCATTTGTTTTAGATTATACGCgcaagaaatatttaatatattatgttcatataaataaataatacaataaacaaacaaacaaacaatgtTATTCGTATCTGCTTACCCAATAAATAATCGGTCTTAGAAGGGTCAACATTTAATAGTTGTTCCCTGTTTTCAACGTATGCTGATTTATCAATTCCAAAACGTTCCGCCTTATCTTTCTTCCAAAACTCTACGAGATCCATATCCCTTCTTGATCCTTTCTTATCTGTATCATTAAGAAAGAATTTATGGCGACCTCCACCAAGTATCACCTAAAAATCAATAGtcaatttctaataattatttatttgcatgAATTTATTTCTACAACCTAAAAGAAAAGCACACTAaaggtaaaattgttttttatcgtAACAATCAAGaagttaaaatacaatttatatattagtagatatctataacttatatatacaaaatactacctattcataaaatatatttacaatatgatattttatatttatagaatacattatgttatattacattattatttttccatgtaaattgtaaatattgaagtataataatataagctttTAATCagatatgaatatatgataatCCATTAAgtcacattaataaataattaaaatattagaaaataccGGAATATTcaaaatcttaataatttttatatgccTAACATCAAAAtagaaaaagtgaaaaaaaaatgcattgcgtgtaatatattatgactatacagaacaaaataatttaatacgaccagttttttttttacataaaaacgtattaaattTTCCTTGCTTTTCATCTAAACAAAATTAGTGTTAGTGTAAAAgaggaaaaaaatacaacaaattcataatatactgATCACAACGTAAGGTTATCATTctgataaatattacaaaacaagataaatataatgacaaatattataaaacgacgAGTGACGACTGTAATACATAGTATCAAGGACTAAGCAGGATGTGTTATCTGTTTGTCCGTGAAAAATCTGTTTAGTGGTCATCAAATTACCACAGTCAATTGTGATCGGCTGTCAGAAACCTCACGCAGTGATATTCTACAGGTATGTGGCCGAGAATCACAAGtttgaattgaatttaaattgcaTAATTATAGtagaaaatgaataaattaaaataatatgtacctatgacatttttatttattccattTTATTCCAACCTTGTCCaagtcaaaatgtattataggtatacattgtataaaaataaaacagtagaaCTCAGCAATATCCTcaataattgtaggtatgttGAGTCCTTTCACTTATCAAGTCTGACATGGGTCGCAGACAATTTTAATCACCAAAATTggtcacaaataaaaatttataaaaaaaaggacTAAGAGTTAAGTTTCCTGAAAAATAAAAGTCAGCGCCACAATACTATAAAAACCTTGGTGTATGTACTCGCCTTTATGTCTATCCCGGGGCTTCTGGTAATCAGCTGTTTGGCGATGTCTTCACACTGCGTCACGTCCGTCAGGTTCGCCGCCTTTTCCAGATCGGCGTCCGACTCCCAGTCTCGGTGCGCCGTGTGCGCGTAAGCGCCGGCCGGGGACGCGTGCGTTACCCGGGTCGTGGTTACCAGCCCGACAGCTTTGCCCGCGGCCATTGACCAATCGGCTATAGACTGCGTCCTGTTACCGGGTGCCACTGACCCGGGACAGTCGTTCAGCTTCACAGAGGCCGATACCCCGATCGTTTCATAGTTAGCTTTCACGCCCGTCAGGTAAGCGGTGGCCGTGCATGCCGAGTCGGCAACTTGTTTGTCCACGCAGTAAGTCTGGAACGATAAATGACGCGATAACGAATCAGGTGGCCACCTGAcacagtttataattattttttctgacATAAACCTTAAAATGCATGACTATTGATTCGCTACTCCAGAAATTGTTTTAGGGCACCAAACGAACGCAAACTATTCGCTTTGGTCGTGCAGGAAATAAGAATAGAAGATCAACGTTGTGTATAGGATTATAACATTTTCCGCCATCTCTACAAATACATTTGTTGGCAAAATAATCTAATATCTACGCACGTATGTGGCTAGTCATCttgagaaaataatttttatttgtaagtacTGAAAGTTGAAATAATAAGAGTGAAGAGGCAAAGTGTACACCGCTAAATAAATGGTCCTCTActacattaattttaactataaacgcttattgataaaataaaatctgttagtttattattcaatattttaacaacgttttaaaaaaaatattccacttCAGATAATGATGATACTCAAAAATACAgattgacatttaaaaatttaaaaatcaaaagttgatagtttagataataatttgtatttatatacaatctattatctttaggtacatatttatgtataatattatttacatgtgGTTGAGgggagaaaaaatataaatattaaatagagccggttacattaaaaataagccGCCCATTTGTGAAACTTAATTTGGGATAAAAGGTGAAATGagacaatttattaaaacaaaagatGACAACATTTTGAGTCAGCGAAGAGGATTTTCAGGGAGTGAACGAGTATGTAGGTCATATATTTTATGGATAGATTGTGGTCGTTTTCTAGTCTAGAGAAATACCGTTTGTAAAAAAGTGCAGCTTCATTCTCAATTGATTTAATGACAAGGTCATAGGGAAGGGTTTTGATAGAGACAAAAGACGGAGCGTTTATTATGTAGATTGTTATGTTTtgaaatactttaattttatttatttgattattcagCCAATACCATACCTAGTTATATACCATATGTCCATATTGATTTTAAGAGTGTCTCAAAATAGGAGTTCAGTTTTTAGActagtaaatttgttttttttatgtacgaGGCCGAGCGTTAAGGATTAATCTTATTTGtcttagtatttttattttaggttaaTCTCCTATCAAGATTAatcccaaaaaaaaatagaaggaataagtaaattatttaatgttatgtcTGGGCAGAAGCCATGTCTTAAATTCAAGGTTCtgtaacttaacctaacctattcaCACATGACGGAATAATTATTAAGGGTTAATTTAATTCACCACTTATCGTACCATTTGgacaaatatgatataatatattaagttttcaCACATTGAACAGATTACATTTCAAACTTATGAACCCAATGATACATggcttatatttttgtttaacctTTGTTGAACgcattttttcttattaataaaattatttaaacaccattttataacataatttataagttactaCAACAACAAACGTACGTGCTTCTAAATGTGTAATCAGCATTTTGACATTTGATTTTTCCCAATCGCCTATCAAACGTTAAAAcagattgttaaaaatataattcatatttattctaaattatataggtatatagagaTAGGTATTCTTGTCTACATTTCTTGTATTAACgttcaatataatttgtgatttttgtatttcgatttatattagtttaatcaAATAACAACGAACATAGTACAAATTCGtatcatttttattgaaaatatttaacaaaaattattgcgATTATTACAATCAATACGCACATCTGATTTTTACGTTTTGATTGCACTTCACTGAAATTTTAAACACCAgttgtattgtttattatttatttaggattCTCCTTCCCATAACGCACTGTTTTTGACAGCTGTCATCCCAGTCACCgcatatttaattacctatgcaTTATACCTTTGCACTTTGACCACATTTTTCTTAggtctataataattaacaccATTACCCTTGTCACCAACATTGACAAAATTGTCAGATAAcgaatttatcaaaaattgaaGTTCATTTTAATAACCTTTTAAGgccatcataaaaaatatattattaattatttagactaaatcatttttaaattatcctcttaaaaatatatatttttcttgaaatgatttacatatcgaatgttttaaaatatcatagtaCTTAGTACACCTATAATGTTTTGTgtaaaattaagtacctaactaTGAATTTATATTGCTTTAATTGTATCATAAGTAAAACAAAGATACTTATGAAAcagctttcaatttttttttattcgccttaatattatagtacattaaattaaacctatttagggctatttattttaaatacatcgaataatacattttcttatacaacatattaatatctttttaagtattgattttgtaaaataacgtaggtactaaaatatatagttttaacaaaatgtcATCACTTATTATGTAgttgcactatattatataatactaatattactgtatacactgttttaaattaaaatgtatttgaagcTCAAACCTACTGAGTGAAACAAGGGACAACCTGGGATAACCTGGGAACATCTTTGGtaaatacatttcatatttttaaaatgtccaataaattgtaatattattatttatttttataaaatcgtaataataaaatgttttagatttaattataatttactagatACCTATTCAAAGTATTTACAGTtgataaaacaaacataaacagttatattcattaaaataaatattcaaccgGATGAaatctgttttatttattttattttaagttacaaCTACAACAAtcaaaaacagaaaaacattttcacatatgatatttaactttaaagtaggtatcaataattttttttgacttGAAAATATAAGTACTTAGCTTATAATTAACTAAATTGGCGCTActgacatttatttaaaatataatgccaTCGAATTCGTTAACActagcataataataaatataacatttgtatCTAGGTTTACTAATTGAATGTTATAAGTGCAACAacttatgttataatatcagaaataatatataataatatatagttcatattaatctaaaatgttaaccaattaaataaaaaaaaatgtccttaTAAAAATCTGTAGCCgtgtaaaaactattatattgttttgaccCAATCCATCCATAAGTACATTTAGTTAActtcataataacataattaaagtcaattttatagaTTTCACTCAACAATCAAAATTTATAACTGTGTAAATACCTATtgatccaaaatattttaataatgtgtgTCATCTGATGACATAAAcattatggttttaaaaattcaattatattcaaattctagTGGCGATATCCTGAAACAAGTGTtttcgaattttaattttatatagtttattttaatatcacctTTGACATGCCTACAAATGGGAATTTCTCGAAGCTCAAGTACTCATTCTCGCCGGAACGTTTTTCCATTTGACCTTTGTAGATACGCGATGCCGTCAACGTAGTCAACGACATACCGTCACCCAGGaacatgattatatttttggcGACGCCTCTTTTATTCACGTACTTGACTTTCTCGGTCACCTTCGCCTTAGCGTTTTCGATCCAGTACTGTCTGtctacatgaaaaaaaaaatccaagctgttattattttatttctgtctttacatatatatatacaatattatatatgtatattcctTGAAATAACAATTCACTCGAGACTTAAGTCCGACTTTAACGAGTGCCGGTTGTACATGGCAAACGtgagtgaattttttttcagatgatTCGGTTCTGTTGAAAGTCGAGAGCAATATGTAATGTGTTTATGCCGAgaatatttgaaatgattttaaaaaggGAATTCAGTAGACAAAGTAGATTCTATAAAGAATATTGACGGTAACAACTGAAAAAGCTTAAATTGAAATAGAATAAGGTGCCTAActgtattgtacatttgtattgTAAACTGTACTCAGtacaattgtatattgtattatgtataacgaTAAAAGAAATATCGAACGCATAAAAATAGATAACTCATtccagtaaaaaataaaacaaaaattggcAACAAATTCCAAATAAGCTACTCCGCTTTCTTATCCaagattttacaaaaaaataggttgatgataataatacaaagatatttactataataaaaattaaaaaaaaattatgagccAGTTAGAATTCGTGGTACATTTTTTTACGTGTAAACATCTAAACGCTTTTCTTTTGAAACgtgttatatattgtataaaaaaatcaatatttaatttatttttataatccata
This genomic interval carries:
- the LOC132938383 gene encoding membrane-bound alkaline phosphatase-like, whose protein sequence is MMDTGSLGATWISFACCLCFVITYSSRNVCCSLAANAGKEYTEQDRQYWIENAKAKVTEKVKYVNKRGVAKNIIMFLGDGMSLTTLTASRIYKGQMEKRSGENEYLSFEKFPFVGMSKTYCVDKQVADSACTATAYLTGVKANYETIGVSASVKLNDCPGSVAPGNRTQSIADWSMAAGKAVGLVTTTRVTHASPAGAYAHTAHRDWESDADLEKAANLTDVTQCEDIAKQLITRSPGIDIKVILGGGRHKFFLNDTDKKGSRRDMDLVEFWKKDKAERFGIDKSAYVENREQLLNVDPSKTDYLLGLFESKHMKYHLKANASIQPTLAEMTRKAIEVLKKEENGFFLFVEGGLIDSAHHETVARLALDETVEFSKAVQQAVDMTSEDDTLIVVTSDHSHTMTMAGYPVRGNDILSLSGSLGVDELPYTTLSYANGPGKTNGPQPNDPQPNVNCARQDLSKVDTSQLSFAYPHLVTMKDYETHGGDDVMVFARGPWAHLFSGNYEQNVIPLTMGFAAGVGPAARVVSGPAAFTSAGLGTAAVSSPLAAIAGALLTALVVRRVCS